Proteins from a genomic interval of Clostridium sp. AN503:
- the ttdA gene encoding L(+)-tartrate dehydratase subunit alpha has protein sequence MSKEVLVEQLTTYMANFVSHIGKKLPDDVIAKLEELGAKEDSPLAKVIYETMFRNQELAVSLNRPCCQDTGVLQFWVKCGTAFPLIGELEGLLKEAVVKATFEAPLRHNSVETFDEYNTGKNVGKGTPTVFWDIVPDSDQCEIYAYMAGGGCTLPGKAMVLMPGAGYEGVTQFVMDVMTSYGLNACPPLLVGVGVATSVETAALLSKKALMRPLGSHNDNANAAKMEQLLEDGINSIGLGPQGMGGKYSVMGVHIENSARHPSTIGVAVNVGCWSHRRGHIIFDKDLNYTITTHSGVTL, from the coding sequence ATGAGTAAAGAAGTTTTAGTAGAGCAGTTGACTACATATATGGCGAATTTTGTGAGCCACATTGGTAAGAAACTGCCGGATGATGTGATCGCGAAGTTGGAGGAACTGGGGGCAAAGGAGGATTCGCCGCTTGCCAAGGTCATCTATGAGACCATGTTTAGGAATCAGGAGCTGGCGGTATCTTTAAACCGCCCCTGCTGCCAGGACACAGGCGTGCTGCAGTTCTGGGTAAAATGCGGCACTGCATTCCCGCTGATCGGGGAGTTGGAAGGACTGTTGAAGGAAGCTGTTGTGAAGGCAACCTTTGAAGCGCCGCTGCGTCACAACAGCGTGGAGACCTTTGACGAATACAATACCGGCAAGAACGTGGGAAAAGGGACGCCTACCGTGTTCTGGGATATTGTGCCGGACAGTGACCAGTGTGAGATCTATGCATATATGGCAGGCGGCGGCTGTACCCTCCCGGGCAAGGCTATGGTGCTGATGCCGGGAGCAGGCTATGAGGGCGTGACCCAGTTTGTCATGGATGTGATGACCAGCTATGGGCTGAATGCCTGCCCGCCCCTTCTGGTGGGCGTAGGTGTTGCGACTTCTGTGGAGACCGCAGCGCTGCTGTCCAAAAAGGCGCTGATGCGCCCGCTGGGGAGCCACAACGATAACGCCAATGCAGCCAAAATGGAGCAGCTTCTGGAGGATGGGATCAATTCCATCGGCTTAGGGCCGCAGGGCATGGGCGGTAAGTATTCGGTTATGGGCGTACATATTGAGAACTCTGCGCGCCATCCTTCCACGATCGGCGTGGCGGTGAATGTGGGCTGCTGGAGCCACCGGCGCGGGCATATTATTTTTGATAAGGATTTGAACTATACGATCACAACACATTCGGGGGTGACTTTATAA